The window TCCGGTGCCCGAGCGGAAGGCACGACTGGGAAGCGACGGTGACGGCGCCGGGCGCCGGAAAGGCGGTGTTCCGTTTTGCCGTGGCCGACTGACTCCCTCCCGTGGATCCTTTTCGTCGCCGGACTGGTGGGCGGCGCCGGTCATTGCGTCGGGATGTGCGGTCCGCTGGTGGCGGGGTACGCCATCGCCCTGCGGGACCGCGCGGCCACCCTTCCGCACCTCTTCTTCCACATGGGCCGGGTGACCACCTACGGCGTCGCGGGCGGGATCGTCGGTGCGTCGGGCTCCTTCGTCCGCGTAGCCGCTTGGCTTGGCCCCCTCCAGTCGTTTCTTCTCGCCGCGACCGGCGTGCTGATCGCCCTGATGGGGCTTTCTGTCGGCGGCTGGCTGCCGTGGGCGCGACGGATCGAGAGGAATGGCCCTTTCCGGGGCGTCCTGGCGGGGGTCGCGCGACGGGCGGCTGAAGCCGGCGGCCCGGGCGCCGCCTTCCCCCTCGGGATGGCGACGGGGCTGCTCCCGTGCGGGATGGTCTACACCGCCCTCCTCTCGGCGGCGCGCTCCGGGATGGAGGGAGGCTCGCCGGCCGAAGGGTTCGTCCGCGGATCCCTCGCGATGGCCGCCTTCGGCGCGGGAACGGTCCCCGCCCTGTTTCTGTTCGGAAAGGTGGTCGCGGCGGCGGGGCCGCGCCTTCGCGGGAAATTGGCGAAGGTCGCCGCCGCCCTCCTCGTCGCCGCCGGGTTGATGTTCGTCGCGCGCGCGACCCGAAGTTGAGCGGGAACCCGGCCATGGCGGCCTGCGCGCACTGTCTCCTGGAGGTTCCGGAGGAGTCCGCGACCCGGGAGACGATCGACGGGAAGGAGACGACCTTCTGCTGCCCCGGGTGCCGGGCGATCCACGGACTCCTGCGCTCCGAAGGGTTGACCGGCTTCTACGCCCGGCGCCACGGGTGGACCCCCGGCCCCCCGGAGAGCGCCCGTGTTCCGCTCGACGCGTTCGACGGGGTCGTCCGCGTCTCGGGGGACCATGCCGAGGCGGATTTCGTCCTCTCCGGGATCCGGTGCGCCTCCTGCGTCTGGCTCATCGAACGGTATCTCGGGGGGCGGCCCGGCATCCTCTCCACCCGCGTCAATTTCGCCTCCGGGAGGGCGCGGGTCTCCTGGGATCCGTCGAAAACCGGGATCGGGAATGTCGTCCTGGCGATCCGCGCCCTCGGGTACACGCCGTACCCCCCCGAATCGCTCCCTGCCGGAGACGCGCTTCGGCGGGAAGCATCGGATCTGCTGCTGCGCTTCGGGACCGCGGCGTTCCTGTCGATGCAGGTGATGCTCTTCACCGCGGGGCTCTACGCCGGGTACTTCCAGGGGATCGACGCGCGGTACGAACAACTTTTCCGGTGGCTTTGCTTCCTCCTCGCCACTCCGGTCGTCTTCTACTCCGGCGCGCCCTTCTTCCTCGGGGCCCTCCGCGGAGCGCGCCACGGGGCGTTCGGGATGGACGCCCTCGTCTTTCTCGGCGCCTTCTCGGCGTACGGTTACAGCACCGCGTCGCTGTTCCTCGGAGGGGAGGTGTATTTCGACACCGCGACGATGATCCTGACCTTGATCCTCCTCGGCCGGTACATCGAGGCGGGAGCGCGGTCCCGCGCGGCCGACGGGATCTCCAGGCTCGTGCGGCTCGCGCCCTTGATGGCCCGGAAGGCGGCGCCGGGCGGCGGAACGATCGACGTCCCCGTGGCATCCCTGTCTCCCGGGGATCTCGTGGAAATCGTCCCCGGGGAACGGATGCCGGCGGACGGGAACGTGATCGGGGGGAATTCGGAGGCGGACGAATCGATGTTGACCGGGGAGTCGGCCCCCGTTCCGAAATCCGCCGGGGACCCGGTCGTCGCCGGGTCGTTGAACGGAACGGGGAGCCTCCTCGTCCGGGTCGTCCGGACCGGCGGAGAGACCGTCCTGTCCCGCGTCGTGCGGGCGGTGGAGGAGGCGCAGGGGCGGAAGGCGCCCATCCAGCGGGCGGCCGATCGCGTGGTCCGCTTCTTCGTGCCGGGGATCCTTCTCGTCGCGGGGGGGACGGTTTTTCTCGGACTTCACGGCGGGTCCTTCCCACATGCCGCGCTCATGGCGGGGATCTCGGTGCTGGTGGTCGCCTGCCCGTGCGCCCTCGGACTGGCCACGCCCCTCGCCGTCCTCGCCGGAACCACCTCCGCGCAGGCGCGGGGGATCCTCGTCCGCGGCGGGGACGTTCTCGAACAGGCATCCCGGGTGCGATGCGTCCTGTTCGACAAGACGGGGACGCTCACCCTCGGCCGCCCCCGGCTGACCGACGTGGAGGGGATCGGGATCGGCCGCGAGGACGCCCTCCGGCTCGCCGCGTCCCTCGAGGCGTCCTCGGAGCACGCCATCGGGCGGGCGATCGCGGATGCGCTCCCCGCCTCCCGGCGACTTCCGGTCCGGGGGTTCCGCGCGCACCCGGGGGAAGGGATCGAGGGGGAGATCGACGGCACGCGCTACCTGCTGGGCCGCCCGGAACTCCTCGAGCGATTCGGTGTCGCCGTGGACGGGGAGGCCTCCCGGGCGGTCGCGGCGCGTTCGGCATCGCGGCGGACGGCGGTCCTCCTCTCCGACGGTTCCAGGCCCCTCGCGGTCCTCGCCACGGAGGACGCCCTTCGGCCGGAGGCGGCCGAAGCCGTATCCCTCCTGCGCGCCTCCGGAGTCGCCGTCGCGATGCTCACGGGGGACGACCCGGGCGTCGCCGCGCGCGTCGCGGGGGAAGCGGGGATCGACGACTTCCGGGCCCGCGTGACGCCGGAAGGGAAGCGCGATGAGGTCCGACGCGCGCGGGAACGGTTCGGTCCCGTCCTCGTCGTCGGTGACGGCGTGAACGACGCCCCCGCCCTCGCGGAAGCCGATGTCGGCGTCGCGATGGGACGGGGGACGGGGCTGGCGATCCACAGCGCCGGCGCGACGCTGATGACGGAGGACCTGCTGCGGATCCCCGCCTTCCTCGCGCTGTCCCGCGCCACGATGCGGGTGATCCGGCAGAACCTGTTCTGGGCCTTCTCCTACAACCTGGCGGCGGTCCCGCTCGCGGTCTCCGGGAAACTCCACCCGATCGCCGCCGCGGCCTTCATGGCCGGGAGCTCTCTCCTCGTGGTGGGAAACTCGCTGCGGCGGCGGCGAGGTAGGCGGTAGCCGTGTGGACGACGCTTCTGCTGATCGCCGTGTCGCTGGCGATGGGGTTCGCCGCCTGGCTGCTGTTCCTGTGGGCGGTGAAGAGCGACCAGTACGACGACGTGGAGCGCCCCAAACACCGGATGCTCGACGACGATCCGGACGATCCCGAACGTTGACGCACGGGTTCGGCGAACATCCCGCGGAAACCCGACGGCATCGGACGGATACTAAATGGATACGCCGCAGGGGAAAGGAGCGAACGGATGAAAGCCGCCGTGTGTGACGTCTTCGGGAAGCCGCTCACGATCAGGGATGTGCCGAGCCCTTCCCCGGGGGCCGGGGAGCTTCTGATCCGGGTCCACGGGTGCGGGGTCTGCCACAGCGACCTTCACCTGGTCGACGGGGACTGGGCCGCGTGGGGGACCCCCCTTCCGATCATCCCCGGCCACGAGGTGACCGGCATCGTGGAAAAGGTCGGCGAAGGCGTGACCGCGTTCGTCGCGGGCGACCGCGCGGGGGTCCCCTGGATGCAGTTCGCCTGCGGCCGGTGCGCCCCGTGCAAGGCCGGGGCGGAGATGCTGTGCGCCTCCCAGCGGAGCACAGGGGTCACGGTGAACGGCGGCTACGCGGAGTTCGTTTCCGCGCCGGAGGCGTTCGTCCACAAGATCCCCGACGGCCTGGACCTGGTGGAGGCGGCCCCCCTTCTCTGCGCGGGGATCACGGTGTTCGCTCCGCTGCGGCGCGCGGGGAACCTGGCCGGGAAGACCGTCGCGGTGGCCGGCGTCGGTGGGCTGGGGCATCTCGGCGTCCGGATGGCGTCGGCGATGGGCGCCCACGTCGTCGCCATCGTGCGTGGGCCCGGAAAGGCGGAGCTCTCCCGCTCGCTCGGAGCCCGGGAAGTGATCGACTCCGAGAAGGAGAAGATCGGCCGGGCGCTGACGAAGATGGGCGGCGCCGACGTCATCCTGCTCACCGGGATCTCCGCCCGGCTCTTCGAGCAGTGCATCCCCGGCCTGGGTCCGAACGGGACCCTGGTCGTCCTCGCGGCGATCGCGGAGAACGCCTCCGTCCTCCCCGCGGGGCTGATGACGGGGCAGAAGCGGATCGCCGGATCGCTGATCGGCACCAGGGACGACATGGACGCGATGCTCCGGTTCTGCGCCGACCACGGGATCCGTTCGACGGTGGAACGCCACCCCCTCTCCGCGGTCAACGAGGTGCTCGCGAAGTTGCGGGACGGCAAGGTGCGCTTGCGGGCGGTGCTCATCCCCGGATCGTAAGGACGGCCAGCGCCTCGACGTGATGGGTGTTGGGGAAGAAGTCGTGCATCTCGAGCAGGGAGAGGTCGTACCGGTCCGACAGGGAGCGGACGTCGCGGGCAAGGGTCGCCGGGTTGCACGAGACGTAGAGGACGGGTCCGGCGGCGATCCGCCGGACCCGCGCCAGCGCGCGTTCCGAAAGGCCCGCCCGCGGCGGATCGAGGACCAGCGCGTCGAACCGGCCTTCCGGCCGGTACGTTTCCACGCTGGAGCGGACGATCCGGACGTTCCCCAGGGCGTTCCTCCGCACGTTCCCGCGCAACTCCTCGAACGCCCGCGCCTCCCCTTCGACAGCGACGACCTCCCGGACCCTGGCCGCCAGGGGAAGCGCGAAGTTCCCGGCGCCCGCATAGAGGTCGAGCAGGCGCGCTCCCGCGGATTCCCCGAGGATCCCCCCGAT is drawn from bacterium and contains these coding sequences:
- a CDS encoding alcohol dehydrogenase catalytic domain-containing protein; the encoded protein is MKAAVCDVFGKPLTIRDVPSPSPGAGELLIRVHGCGVCHSDLHLVDGDWAAWGTPLPIIPGHEVTGIVEKVGEGVTAFVAGDRAGVPWMQFACGRCAPCKAGAEMLCASQRSTGVTVNGGYAEFVSAPEAFVHKIPDGLDLVEAAPLLCAGITVFAPLRRAGNLAGKTVAVAGVGGLGHLGVRMASAMGAHVVAIVRGPGKAELSRSLGAREVIDSEKEKIGRALTKMGGADVILLTGISARLFEQCIPGLGPNGTLVVLAAIAENASVLPAGLMTGQKRIAGSLIGTRDDMDAMLRFCADHGIRSTVERHPLSAVNEVLAKLRDGKVRLRAVLIPGS
- a CDS encoding methyltransferase; translated protein: MIDAINAVLPGLRGLGRIAKVSEVQVASDGVRASASFPGVPYGKGMVEHLAGRTGGVLSGARFEDRSWGEERITLPLDGISYSVSPRGFFQANWRMNQAMVRRIGGILGESAGARLLDLYAGAGNFALPLAARVREVVAVEGEARAFEELRGNVRRNALGNVRIVRSSVETYRPEGRFDALVLDPPRAGLSERALARVRRIAAGPVLYVSCNPATLARDVRSLSDRYDLSLLEMHDFFPNTHHVEALAVLTIRG
- a CDS encoding heavy metal translocating P-type ATPase, with amino-acid sequence MAACAHCLLEVPEESATRETIDGKETTFCCPGCRAIHGLLRSEGLTGFYARRHGWTPGPPESARVPLDAFDGVVRVSGDHAEADFVLSGIRCASCVWLIERYLGGRPGILSTRVNFASGRARVSWDPSKTGIGNVVLAIRALGYTPYPPESLPAGDALRREASDLLLRFGTAAFLSMQVMLFTAGLYAGYFQGIDARYEQLFRWLCFLLATPVVFYSGAPFFLGALRGARHGAFGMDALVFLGAFSAYGYSTASLFLGGEVYFDTATMILTLILLGRYIEAGARSRAADGISRLVRLAPLMARKAAPGGGTIDVPVASLSPGDLVEIVPGERMPADGNVIGGNSEADESMLTGESAPVPKSAGDPVVAGSLNGTGSLLVRVVRTGGETVLSRVVRAVEEAQGRKAPIQRAADRVVRFFVPGILLVAGGTVFLGLHGGSFPHAALMAGISVLVVACPCALGLATPLAVLAGTTSAQARGILVRGGDVLEQASRVRCVLFDKTGTLTLGRPRLTDVEGIGIGREDALRLAASLEASSEHAIGRAIADALPASRRLPVRGFRAHPGEGIEGEIDGTRYLLGRPELLERFGVAVDGEASRAVAARSASRRTAVLLSDGSRPLAVLATEDALRPEAAEAVSLLRASGVAVAMLTGDDPGVAARVAGEAGIDDFRARVTPEGKRDEVRRARERFGPVLVVGDGVNDAPALAEADVGVAMGRGTGLAIHSAGATLMTEDLLRIPAFLALSRATMRVIRQNLFWAFSYNLAAVPLAVSGKLHPIAAAAFMAGSSLLVVGNSLRRRRGRR
- the ccoS gene encoding cbb3-type cytochrome oxidase assembly protein CcoS, encoding MWTTLLLIAVSLAMGFAAWLLFLWAVKSDQYDDVERPKHRMLDDDPDDPER
- a CDS encoding sulfite exporter TauE/SafE family protein codes for the protein MPWPTDSLPWILFVAGLVGGAGHCVGMCGPLVAGYAIALRDRAATLPHLFFHMGRVTTYGVAGGIVGASGSFVRVAAWLGPLQSFLLAATGVLIALMGLSVGGWLPWARRIERNGPFRGVLAGVARRAAEAGGPGAAFPLGMATGLLPCGMVYTALLSAARSGMEGGSPAEGFVRGSLAMAAFGAGTVPALFLFGKVVAAAGPRLRGKLAKVAAALLVAAGLMFVARATRS